A single Vespula vulgaris chromosome 3, iyVesVulg1.1, whole genome shotgun sequence DNA region contains:
- the LOC127062794 gene encoding uncharacterized protein DDB_G0283357-like isoform X25 codes for MDNMFSSDNIYLRCYFFVIFFATTYAAPGGLGSFAGSNSAAFSSASANAYAGSVASAISSANAFTGGTFPSKNPDGTYGLTHQEGTSAGSGSYVGLESINPDSNKFGSPHQAFGTKRSYNDNKSQTVCSGCPNVKEKWELDNYDDQSEEEPQEEEEEDDCDDGQYRPEHHYHHHKSKVDKKQEQQTVSSVHKIGNNDQYNYNQSNDKDGYTTSDNKGQENIHDGRYNNYGNSGHVGANNQNLNNNYNAYQHNTGALKDSLHPSSSWTDINKKKENENKNSGNSGVVTPTSPNTYTPTIGKNYGNTNIGATGGITPSQINLGLTRGTNADCSNTKSGSRANCVESIADSNSNQAPVKLSQSNIKKTINVISSEGNRATTECNNLHGNCDNSKTGETAQYQSTSIDSTNNLQNGYTDSTGKKNKPHSYDQEKTGQWRDQPNKGNLPSGPAGNVGAGSGCTPGVSSPACSNEASTLQKNTPIPTQTYGTVGSGTSNVGVGNKPHSYDQQNTGQWRDQPNKGNLPSGPAGNVGAGSGCTPGVSSPACSNEASTLQKNTPIPTQTYGTAGSGPSNVGVGNKPHSYDQQNTGQWRDQPNKGNLPNGPAGNVGAGSGCTPGVSSPACSNEASTLQKNTPIPTQTYGTAGSGPSNVGVGNKPHSYDQQNTGQWRDQPNKGNLPSGPAGNVGAGSGCTPGVSSPACSNEASTLQKNTPIPTQTYGTVGSGPSNVGVGNKPHSYDQQNTGQWRDQPNKGNLPSGPAGNVGAGSGCTPGVSSPACSNEASTLQKNTPIPTQTYGTAGSGPSNVGVGNKPHSYDQQNTGQWRDQPNKGNLPNGPAGNVGAGSGCTPGVSSPACSNEASTLQKNTPIPTQTYGTVGSGPSNVGVTNKPHSYDQQNTGQWRDQPNKSNLPSEPASNVGAGSGCTSGGSSICTSEIPSVQKNIPTSSYTFGTVATGPYQSNKDTKQSGNCGAFSSSTCVSSTEVPIGSSQKIDGGIGSGHNVHGQTNSGNKNSYPLNAGNPFLHGGQDNLKPFIHTTSSPIFITNNVDSIGTTSKPIGFGNPFLDGTIGNTFGTEHDKHNTGINPIKSDPLNKPIGAGNPFLTNSGNGGSKSSTPIYSGASIGSISSPSILPSVTTVLPIGQNNPFLEVSGGNVVNKYPPGVYPSVAENNKNVFSGSGTPANKEFPKSGVGITSSGSNPNTNRGVKGGNQHNKIFENVATSNAGALSTGNIDTDKSTGLNIPNAYNNNNNVGHGASSLPGTANINKPSYTLSTSPESYGHKDTLPRTSGSDSATNGNGNSPSNSLINGHNANGPFNPQITNAGAQSFAGAHAGSFASSFSSSQASSSSSSFASSKSGSYTANGDPNVLHQLNRNWPFDIATSVSGASSWPSLNAGSHASAFASSSAGSWSGSEPIGVKS; via the exons atggACAATATGTTTTCCTCggacaatatttatttaagatgttatttttttgttattttttttgctACGACGTACGCAGCTCCAG GAGGTTTAGGATCGTTTGCCGGTAGTAATTCCGCTGCATTCa gtAGTGCTTCAGCTAATGCATATGCAGGCTCTGTTGCAAGTGCAATCAGTTCTGCAAATGCTTTCACTGGTGGTACTTTCCCTTCAAAAAATCCTGATGGAACATATGGATTAACTCATCAGGAAGGCACTTCTGCTGGGTCTGGAAGCTATGTAGGACTTGAAAGTATTAATCCAGATTCTAATAAGTTTGGATCACCACATCAAGCCTTTGGTACTAAAAGAAGTTACAATGATAACAAGTCTCAAACAGTATGTTCTGGATGTccaaatgtaaaagaaaaatgggaaTTAGATAATTATGATGATCAATCTGAAGAAGAACcacaagaagaagaggaagaagatgattGTGACGATGGTCAATACAGACCTGAACATCATTATCACCATCATAAAAGTAAAGTAGATAAGAAACAAGAACAACAAACTGTGTCAAGTGTACATAAAATAGGAAACAACGatcaatataattacaatCAAAGTAATGATAAAGATGGATATACCACTAGTGATAATAAAGGACAAGAGAATATTCATGATGGAAGATATAATAACTATGGTAATTCTGGACATGTTGGAgcaaataatcaaaatttaaataataattataatgctTATCAACATAACACTGGTGCTTTGAAAGATTCTTTGCATCCTTCTTCAAGCTGGactgatataaataaaaagaaagaaaatgaaaataaaaattcaggCAATTCTGGAGTTGTAACACCTACTTCACCTAACACCTACACACCTACTATTGGAAAGAATTATGGAAATACAAATATAGGTGCAACTGGTGGTATAACACCAAGCCAAATAAATTTAGGCTTGACAAGAGGCACCAATGCAGATTGTTCTAATACTAAATCTGGATCCAGAGCAAACTGTGTAGAAAGTATAGCTGATTCTAATTCAAATCAAGCACCTGTTAAATTAAGccaatcaaatattaaaaaaactaTTAATGTAATAAGTTCAGAAGGAAACAGAGCTACTACAGAATGCAACAATTTACATGGAAATTGTGATAATAGTAAAACAGGTGAAACGGCACAATACCAATCTACATCTATAGATAGTACAAATAATTTGCAGAATGGATACACTGACAGtactggaaaaaaaaataaaccacATTCATATGATCAAGAAAAAACAGGACAATGGAGAGATCAACCTAATAAAGGTAATTTGCCAAGTGGACCTGCTGGTAATGTGGGTGCAG GTTCTGGTTGTACGCCTGGAGTCTCTTCTCCTGCTTGTTCAAATGAAGCATCAACTCTGCAAAAGAACACACCAATTCCTACTCAAACATATGGAACTGTTGGTAGTGGAACTAGTAATGTAGGCGTAGGAAACAAACCTCATTCGTATGATCAACAAAACACAGGACAATGGAGAGATCAACCTAATAAAGGTAATTTGCCAAGTGGACCTGCTGGTAATGTGGGTGCAGGTTCTGGTTGTACTCCTGGAGTCTCTTCACCTGCTTGTTCAAATGAAGCATCAACTCTTCAAAAGAACACACCAATTCCTACTCAAACATATGGAACTGCTGGTAGTGGACCTAGTAATGTAGGTGTAGGAAATAAACCTCATTCATATGACCAACAAAACACAGGACAATGGAGAGATCAACCTAATAAAGGTAATTTGCCAAATGGACCTGCTGGTAATGTGGGTGCAGGTTCTGGTTGTACTCCTGGAGTCTCTTCACCTGCTTGTTCAAATGAAGCATCAACTCTTCAAAAGAACACACCAATTCCTACTCAAACATATGGAACTGCTGGTAGTGGACCTAGTAATGTAGGTGTAGGAAATAAACCTCATTCATATGACCAACAAAACACAGGACAATGGAGAGATCAACCTAATAAAGGTAATTTGCCAAGTGGACCTGCTGGTAATGTGGGTGCAGGTTCTGGTTGTACTCCTGGAGTCTCTTCTCCTGCTTGTTCAAATGAAGCATCAACTCTGCAAAAGAACACACCAATTCCTACTCAAACATATGGAACTGTTGGTAGTGGACCTAGTAATGTAGGCGTAGGAAACAAACCTCATTCGTATGATCAACAAAACACAGGACAATGGAGAGATCAACCTAATAAAGGTAATTTGCCAAGTGGACCTGCTGGTAATGTGGGTGCAGGTTCTGGTTGTACTCCTGGAGTCTCTTCACCTGCTTGTTCAAATGAAGCATCAACTCTTCAAAAGAACACACCAATTCCTACTCAAACATATGGAACTGCTGGTAGTGGACCTAGTAATGTAGGTGTAGGAAACAAACCTCATTCGTATGATCAACAAAATACAGGACAATGGAGAGATCAACCTAATAAAGGTAATTTGCCAAATGGACCTGCTGGTAATGTGGGTGCAG GTTCTGGTTGTACTCCTGGAGTCTCTTCTCCTGCTTGTTCAAATGAAGCATCAACTCTGCAAAAGAACACACCAATTCCTACTCAAACATATGGAACTGTTGGTAGTGGACCTAGTAATGTAGGTGTAACAAACAAACCTCATTCGTATGATCAACAAAATACAGGACAATGGAGAGATCAAcctaataaaagtaatttgcCAAGTGAACCTGCTAGTAATGTGGGTGCAGGATCTGGTTGTACATCCGGAGGCTCTTCTATCTGTACAAGTGAAATACCATCTGtgcaaaaaaatattccaactTCTTCTTATACATTTGGGACTGTTGCTACTGGACCTTATCAAAGTAATAAAGATACTAAACAATCAGGAAATTGTGGTGCGTTTAGTAGTAGCACATGCGTAAGTAGCACTGAAGTTCCTATAGGAAGTTCTCAAAAAATAGATGGTGGTATTGGAAGTGGACACAATGTTCATGGACAAACTAACtctggaaataaaaattcatatccATTGAATGCTGGAAATCCTTTCTTACATGGTGGACAAGATAATCTGAAACCATTTATACATACGACTAGTTCAcctatatttattacaaacaaTGTTGATTCAATAGGTACAACTTCCAAACCTATTGGTTTTGGAAATCCTTTTCTAGATGGCACCATAGGTAATACATTCGGAACCGAACATGATAAACATAATACAGGAATAAATCCTATTAAAAGTGATCCTTTAAATAAGCCTATTGGTGCAGGCAATCCATTTTTAACAAATAGCGGAAATGGAGGAAGTAAAAGCAGTACTCCAATTTATTCTGGTGCAAGTATAGGAAGCATTTCAAGTCCCAGCATTCTACCATCAGTTACAACTGTCCTACCTATTGGGCAAAATAATCCATTTTTGGAAGTATCAGGTGGAAATGTAGTAAACAAATATCCTCCCGGTGTATATCCAAGTGTAgctgaaaacaataaaaatgtattctctGGAAGTGGAACTCCTGCAAATAAAGAATTTCCTAAATCAGGAGTAGGAATTACATCTTCTGGAAGTAATCCAAATACAAATCGTGGAGTAAAAGGTGGTAATCAgcataacaaaatatttgaaaatgttgCAACTAGTAACGCAGGTGCTTTGAGTACTGGAAACATTGATACTGACAAAAGTACTGGACTGAATATTCCTAatgcatataataataataataatgttggTCATGGTGCCAGTTCGTTGCCAGGAACAGCTAATATTAACAAACCTTCTTATACACTTTCAACATCTCCTGAATCTTATGGTCATAAAGATACGTTACCACGAACAAGTGGAAGTGATAGCGCCACCAATGGCAATGGAAATTCACCGTCCAATTCTTTGATTAATGGTCATAATGCAAATGGTCCATTTAATCCTCAAATAACAAATGCCGGAGCACAATCATTTGCAGGTGCTCATGCCGGAAGTTTCGCTAGTTCTTTTAGTAGTTCTCAAGCTTCAAGTTCAAGCTCGAGTTTTGCCAGCAGTAAATCTGGATCATATACAGCCAATGGAG ATCCGAATGTTTTGCATCAATTAAATAGGAATTGGCCGTTTGACATTGCTACAAGCGTGAGTGGAGCCAGTTCTTGGCCATCTTTAAATGCAGGATCGCACGCCTCTGCATTTGCTAGTAGTAGTGCTGGCA GTTGGTCCGGATCTGAACCGATCGGtgtaaaaagttaa
- the LOC127062794 gene encoding uncharacterized protein DDB_G0283357-like isoform X5: MDNMFSSDNIYLRCYFFVIFFATTYAAPGGLGSFAGSNSAAFSSASANAYAGSVASAISSANAFTGGTFPSKNPDGTYGLTHQEGTSAGSGSYVGLESINPDSNKFGSPHQAFGTKRSYNDNKSQTVCSGCPNVKEKWELDNYDDQSEEEPQEEEEEDDCDDGQYRPEHHYHHHKSKVDKKQEQQTVSSVHKIGNNDQYNYNQSNDKDGYTTSDNKGQENIHDGRYNNYGNSGHVGANNQNLNNNYNAYQHNTGALKDSLHPSSSWTDINKKKENENKNSGNSGVVTPTSPNTYTPTIGKNYGNTNIGATGGITPSQINLGLTRGTNADCSNTKSGSRANCVESIADSNSNQAPVKLSQSNIKKTINVISSEGNRATTECNNLHGNCDNSKTGETAQYQSTSIDSTNNLQNGYTDSTGKKNKPHSYDQEKTGQWRDQPNKGNLPSGPAGNVGAGSGCTPGVSSPACSNEASTLQKNTPIPTQTYGTVGSGTSNVGVGNKPHSYDQQNTGQWRDQPNKGNLPSGPAGNVGAGSGCTPGVSSPACSNEASTLQKNTPIPTQTYGTAGSGPSNVGVGNKPHSYDQQNTGQWRDQPNKGNLPNGPAGNVGAGSGCTPGVSSPACSNEASTLQKNTPIPTQTYGTAGSGPSNVGVGNKPHSYDQQNTGQWRDQPNKGNLPSGPAGNVGAGSGCTPGVSSPACSNEASTLQKNTPIPTQTYGTVGSGPSNVGVGNKPHSYDQQNTGQWRDQPNKGNLPSGPAGNVGAGSGCTPGVSSPACSNEASTLQKNTPIPTQTYGTAGSGPSNVGVGNKPHSYDQQNTGQWRDQPNKGNLPNGPAGNVGAGSGCTPGVSSPACSNEASTLQKNTPIPTQTYGTAGSGPSNVGVGNKPHSYDQQNTGQWRDQPNKGNLPNGPAGNVGAGSGCTPGVSSPACSNEASTLQKNTPIPTQTYGTAGSGPSNVGVGNKPHSYDQQNTGQWRDQPNKGNLPSGPAGNVGAGSGCTPGVSSPACSNEASTLQKNTPIPTQTYGTVGSGPSNVGVTNKPHSYDQQNTGQWRDQPNKSNLPSEPASNVGAGSGCTSGGSSICTSEIPSVQKNIPTSSYTFGTVATGPYQSNKDTKQSGNCGAFSSSTCVSSTEVPIGSSQKIDGGIGSGHNVHGQTNSGNKNSYPLNAGNPFLHGGQDNLKPFIHTTSSPIFITNNVDSIGTTSKPIGFGNPFLDGTIGNTFGTEHDKHNTGINPIKSDPLNKPIGAGNPFLTNSGNGGSKSSTPIYSGASIGSISSPSILPSVTTVLPIGQNNPFLEVSGGNVVNKYPPGVYPSVAENNKNVFSGSGTPANKEFPKSGVGITSSGSNPNTNRGVKGGNQHNKIFENVATSNAGALSTGNIDTDKSTGLNIPNAYNNNNNVGHGASSLPGTANINKPSYTLSTSPESYGHKDTLPRTSGSDSATNGNGNSPSNSLINGHNANGPFNPQITNAGAQSFAGAHAGSFASSFSSSQASSSSSSFASSKSGSYTANGDPNVLHQLNRNWPFDIATSVSGASSWPSLNAGSHASAFASSSAGSWSGSEPIGVKS, from the exons atggACAATATGTTTTCCTCggacaatatttatttaagatgttatttttttgttattttttttgctACGACGTACGCAGCTCCAG GAGGTTTAGGATCGTTTGCCGGTAGTAATTCCGCTGCATTCa gtAGTGCTTCAGCTAATGCATATGCAGGCTCTGTTGCAAGTGCAATCAGTTCTGCAAATGCTTTCACTGGTGGTACTTTCCCTTCAAAAAATCCTGATGGAACATATGGATTAACTCATCAGGAAGGCACTTCTGCTGGGTCTGGAAGCTATGTAGGACTTGAAAGTATTAATCCAGATTCTAATAAGTTTGGATCACCACATCAAGCCTTTGGTACTAAAAGAAGTTACAATGATAACAAGTCTCAAACAGTATGTTCTGGATGTccaaatgtaaaagaaaaatgggaaTTAGATAATTATGATGATCAATCTGAAGAAGAACcacaagaagaagaggaagaagatgattGTGACGATGGTCAATACAGACCTGAACATCATTATCACCATCATAAAAGTAAAGTAGATAAGAAACAAGAACAACAAACTGTGTCAAGTGTACATAAAATAGGAAACAACGatcaatataattacaatCAAAGTAATGATAAAGATGGATATACCACTAGTGATAATAAAGGACAAGAGAATATTCATGATGGAAGATATAATAACTATGGTAATTCTGGACATGTTGGAgcaaataatcaaaatttaaataataattataatgctTATCAACATAACACTGGTGCTTTGAAAGATTCTTTGCATCCTTCTTCAAGCTGGactgatataaataaaaagaaagaaaatgaaaataaaaattcaggCAATTCTGGAGTTGTAACACCTACTTCACCTAACACCTACACACCTACTATTGGAAAGAATTATGGAAATACAAATATAGGTGCAACTGGTGGTATAACACCAAGCCAAATAAATTTAGGCTTGACAAGAGGCACCAATGCAGATTGTTCTAATACTAAATCTGGATCCAGAGCAAACTGTGTAGAAAGTATAGCTGATTCTAATTCAAATCAAGCACCTGTTAAATTAAGccaatcaaatattaaaaaaactaTTAATGTAATAAGTTCAGAAGGAAACAGAGCTACTACAGAATGCAACAATTTACATGGAAATTGTGATAATAGTAAAACAGGTGAAACGGCACAATACCAATCTACATCTATAGATAGTACAAATAATTTGCAGAATGGATACACTGACAGtactggaaaaaaaaataaaccacATTCATATGATCAAGAAAAAACAGGACAATGGAGAGATCAACCTAATAAAGGTAATTTGCCAAGTGGACCTGCTGGTAATGTGGGTGCAG GTTCTGGTTGTACGCCTGGAGTCTCTTCTCCTGCTTGTTCAAATGAAGCATCAACTCTGCAAAAGAACACACCAATTCCTACTCAAACATATGGAACTGTTGGTAGTGGAACTAGTAATGTAGGCGTAGGAAACAAACCTCATTCGTATGATCAACAAAACACAGGACAATGGAGAGATCAACCTAATAAAGGTAATTTGCCAAGTGGACCTGCTGGTAATGTGGGTGCAGGTTCTGGTTGTACTCCTGGAGTCTCTTCACCTGCTTGTTCAAATGAAGCATCAACTCTTCAAAAGAACACACCAATTCCTACTCAAACATATGGAACTGCTGGTAGTGGACCTAGTAATGTAGGTGTAGGAAATAAACCTCATTCATATGACCAACAAAACACAGGACAATGGAGAGATCAACCTAATAAAGGTAATTTGCCAAATGGACCTGCTGGTAATGTGGGTGCAGGTTCTGGTTGTACTCCTGGAGTCTCTTCACCTGCTTGTTCAAATGAAGCATCAACTCTTCAAAAGAACACACCAATTCCTACTCAAACATATGGAACTGCTGGTAGTGGACCTAGTAATGTAGGTGTAGGAAATAAACCTCATTCATATGACCAACAAAACACAGGACAATGGAGAGATCAACCTAATAAAGGTAATTTGCCAAGTGGACCTGCTGGTAATGTGGGTGCAGGTTCTGGTTGTACTCCTGGAGTCTCTTCTCCTGCTTGTTCAAATGAAGCATCAACTCTGCAAAAGAACACACCAATTCCTACTCAAACATATGGAACTGTTGGTAGTGGACCTAGTAATGTAGGCGTAGGAAACAAACCTCATTCGTATGATCAACAAAACACAGGACAATGGAGAGATCAACCTAATAAAGGTAATTTGCCAAGTGGACCTGCTGGTAATGTGGGTGCAGGTTCTGGTTGTACTCCTGGAGTCTCTTCACCTGCTTGTTCAAATGAAGCATCAACTCTTCAAAAGAACACACCAATTCCTACTCAAACATATGGAACTGCTGGTAGTGGACCTAGTAATGTAGGTGTAGGAAACAAACCTCATTCGTATGATCAACAAAATACAGGACAATGGAGAGATCAACCTAATAAAGGTAATTTGCCAAATGGACCTGCTGGTAATGTGGGTGCAG GTTCTGGTTGTACGCCTGGAGTCTCTTCTCCTGCTTGTTCAAATGAAGCATCAACTCTTCAAAAGAACACACCAATTCCTACTCAAACATATGGAACTGCTGGTAGTGGACCTAGTAATGTAGGTGTAGGAAATAAACCTCATTCATATGACCAACAAAACACAGGACAATGGAGAGATCAACCTAATAAAGGTAATTTGCCAAATGGACCTGCTGGTAATGTGGGTGCAGGTTCTGGTTGTACGCCTGGAGTCTCTTCTCCTGCTTGTTCAAATGAAGCATCAACTCTTCAAAAGAACACACCAATTCCTACTCAAACATATGGAACTGCTGGTAGTGGACCTAGTAATGTAGGTGTAGGAAATAAACCTCATTCATATGACCAACAAAACACAGGACAATGGAGAGATCAACCTAATAAAGGTAATTTGCCAAGTGGACCTGCTGGTAATGTGGGTGCAGGTTCTGGTTGTACTCCTGGAGTCTCTTCTCCTGCTTGTTCAAATGAAGCATCAACTCTGCAAAAGAACACACCAATTCCTACTCAAACATATGGAACTGTTGGTAGTGGACCTAGTAATGTAGGTGTAACAAACAAACCTCATTCGTATGATCAACAAAATACAGGACAATGGAGAGATCAAcctaataaaagtaatttgcCAAGTGAACCTGCTAGTAATGTGGGTGCAGGATCTGGTTGTACATCCGGAGGCTCTTCTATCTGTACAAGTGAAATACCATCTGtgcaaaaaaatattccaactTCTTCTTATACATTTGGGACTGTTGCTACTGGACCTTATCAAAGTAATAAAGATACTAAACAATCAGGAAATTGTGGTGCGTTTAGTAGTAGCACATGCGTAAGTAGCACTGAAGTTCCTATAGGAAGTTCTCAAAAAATAGATGGTGGTATTGGAAGTGGACACAATGTTCATGGACAAACTAACtctggaaataaaaattcatatccATTGAATGCTGGAAATCCTTTCTTACATGGTGGACAAGATAATCTGAAACCATTTATACATACGACTAGTTCAcctatatttattacaaacaaTGTTGATTCAATAGGTACAACTTCCAAACCTATTGGTTTTGGAAATCCTTTTCTAGATGGCACCATAGGTAATACATTCGGAACCGAACATGATAAACATAATACAGGAATAAATCCTATTAAAAGTGATCCTTTAAATAAGCCTATTGGTGCAGGCAATCCATTTTTAACAAATAGCGGAAATGGAGGAAGTAAAAGCAGTACTCCAATTTATTCTGGTGCAAGTATAGGAAGCATTTCAAGTCCCAGCATTCTACCATCAGTTACAACTGTCCTACCTATTGGGCAAAATAATCCATTTTTGGAAGTATCAGGTGGAAATGTAGTAAACAAATATCCTCCCGGTGTATATCCAAGTGTAgctgaaaacaataaaaatgtattctctGGAAGTGGAACTCCTGCAAATAAAGAATTTCCTAAATCAGGAGTAGGAATTACATCTTCTGGAAGTAATCCAAATACAAATCGTGGAGTAAAAGGTGGTAATCAgcataacaaaatatttgaaaatgttgCAACTAGTAACGCAGGTGCTTTGAGTACTGGAAACATTGATACTGACAAAAGTACTGGACTGAATATTCCTAatgcatataataataataataatgttggTCATGGTGCCAGTTCGTTGCCAGGAACAGCTAATATTAACAAACCTTCTTATACACTTTCAACATCTCCTGAATCTTATGGTCATAAAGATACGTTACCACGAACAAGTGGAAGTGATAGCGCCACCAATGGCAATGGAAATTCACCGTCCAATTCTTTGATTAATGGTCATAATGCAAATGGTCCATTTAATCCTCAAATAACAAATGCCGGAGCACAATCATTTGCAGGTGCTCATGCCGGAAGTTTCGCTAGTTCTTTTAGTAGTTCTCAAGCTTCAAGTTCAAGCTCGAGTTTTGCCAGCAGTAAATCTGGATCATATACAGCCAATGGAG ATCCGAATGTTTTGCATCAATTAAATAGGAATTGGCCGTTTGACATTGCTACAAGCGTGAGTGGAGCCAGTTCTTGGCCATCTTTAAATGCAGGATCGCACGCCTCTGCATTTGCTAGTAGTAGTGCTGGCA GTTGGTCCGGATCTGAACCGATCGGtgtaaaaagttaa